In Colletotrichum higginsianum IMI 349063 chromosome 1, whole genome shotgun sequence, one genomic interval encodes:
- a CDS encoding Phosphoribosylaminoimidazolecarboxamide formyltransferase imp cyclohydrolase has protein sequence MSGQKIAIVSVYDKTGLLDLAKGLNQQNVRILASGGTAKMIRESGFPVEDVSAITKAPEMLAGRVKTLHPAVHAGILARNLESDEKDLADQNINKVDYVICNLYPFKDTVAKVNVTVPEAVEEIDIGGVTLIRAAAKNHSRVTILSDPNDYAEFLKELQAGEITEASRNRYALKAFEHTADYDAAISDFFRKQYAADGKQYSALRYGANPHQKPAAAFVSSGDLPYKVLGGSPGYINLLDALNSWPLVKELKQALGRPAAASFKHVSPAGAAIGTPLTEEERKVYFVNDIEGIESSPLAQAYARARGADRMSSFGDVIALSDIVDVPTASIISKEVSDGVIAPGFEPAALEILKKKKGGKYLVLQIDPDYVPSKTETRTVYGVTLQQHRNDIEISPRSFNRIITPKESAPLSESALRDLTVATIALKYTQSNSVCYAYNGQVIGLGAGQQSRIHCTRLAGDKADNWWLRFHPRVLGIKWKKGTKRPDKSNAIDLLVSGELPKSGAERDMFEAVFEEIPPAFTDAEREEWLAKLTNVAVSSDAFFPFVDNVFRASRSGVKYIAAPGGSQNDSAVFETAEKLGITFVEQNIRLFHH, from the exons ATGTCGGGCCAGAAGATTGCCATCGTCTCCGTCTACGATAAGACAGGTCTGCTGGATTTGGCCAAGGGCCTCAACCAGCAGAATGTCCGCATCCTCGCCTCTGGCGGCACCGCCAAGATGATCCGGGAGTCTGGCTTCCCTGTCGA GGATGTCTCTGCCATCACCAAGGCCCCCGAGATGTTGGCCGGCCGTGTCAAGACTCTTCATCCCGCCGTTCACGCCGGAATACTAGCAAGAAACCTCGAGTCCGACGAGAAGGACCTGGCCGACCAGAACATCAACAAGGTCGACTATGTCATCTGCAACCTCTACCCCTTCAAGGATACCGTTGCCAAGGTCAACGTCACGGTCCCCGAGGCTGTCGAGGAGATCGACATTGGTGGCGTCACCCTCATCAGAGCGGCCGCCAAGAACCACAGCCGAGTCACCATCCTCAGCGATCCCAACGACTACGCCGAGTTCCTCAAGGAGCTCCAGGCCGGTGAGATCACCGAGGCTAGCCGCAACCGCTACGCCCTCAAGGCGTTCGAGCACACCGCCGACTACGATGCCGCTATTTCAGACTTCTTCCGTAAGCAGtatgccgccgacggcaagcagTATTCGGCCCTGAGATACGGCGCCAACCCCCACCAGAAGCCTGCGGCTGCCTTTGTCAGCTCCGGTGATCTGCCCTACAAGGTCCTTGGTGGCTCCCCCGGTTACATCAACCTGCTGGACGCCCTCAACAGCTGGCCCCTcgtcaaggagctcaagCAGGCTCTGGGTAGGCCCGCTGCTGCAAGCTTCAAGCATGTCTCCCCTGCTGGTGCTGCCATTGGCACCCCCCTGACTGAGGAGGAGCGTAAGGTCTACTTCGTCAACGACATTGAGGGCATTGAGTCCTCCCCTCTCGCCCAGGCGTACGCTCGTGCTCGCGGCGCCGACCGCATGAGCAGCTTCGGTGACGTGATTGCCCTAAGTGACATTGTTGATGTCCCCACCGCCAGCATCATCTCCAAGGAGGTCTCTGACGGTGTGATCGCCCCCGGTTTCGAGCCCGCTGCCCTCGAGatcctcaagaagaagaagggtggCAAGTACCTCGTCCTGCAGATCGATCCCGACTACGTCCCCTCCAAGACCGAGACCAGAACCGTCTACGGTGTCACCCTGCAGCAGCACCGCAACGACATCGAGATCTCTCCCAGATCGTTCAACAGAATCATCACTCCCAAGGAGTCTGCACCTCTGTCCGAGTCCGCTCTCCGAGACTTGACCGTCGCCACCATCGCCCTGAAGTACACTCAGAGTAACTCTGTCTGCTACGCCTACAACGGACAGGTTATTGGTCTTGGCGCGGGTCAGCAGTCTAGAATTCACTGCACGCGTCTCGCTGGTGACAAGGCGGACAACTGGTGGCTCCGCTTCCACCCGCGCGTCCTGGGCATCAAGTGGAAGAAGGGCACCAAACGCCCGGACAAGAGCAACGCGATCGACCTGCTGGTCAGTGGCGAGCTCCCCAAGTCCGGTGCGGAGCGTGACATGTTCGAGGCCGTCTTTGAGGAGATTCCCCCCGCcttcaccgacgccgagagggaggagTGGCTTGCCAAGCTGACCAATGTCGCCGTGTCGAGTGACGCCTTT TTCCCCTTCGTGGACAATGTCTTCCGCGCATCTCGATCTGGTGTCAAGTACATCGCCGCCCCTGGCGGCAGCCAGAACGATAGTGCCGTCTTCGAGACTGCAGAGAAGCTCGGCATTACGTTTGTTGAGCAGAACATCCGCCTCTTCCATCATTAA
- a CDS encoding Zinc-responsiveness transcriptional activator, with translation MDDHQDGFSTAFDPSSALFNMPYSTMLPDHEHEHFFGGTLSISHDESCLDMKFDHTACRGPENNHQHHPVPNHNHPRTNLSSIPMLQRRHHSISAMPNLPNFFDAKDQPPVGFGTNALMSPTAHVDFGAMIHTDSSTNVEDDSTSIGCSSLNCDQCASDCGGSDAGDVCRAIECGSICNDTKCNEPASPCEKAECMTGSLSEKDKAAADVLASFGGESSLGQDTMSTTSMPPLPASHFFSAHSSFENRGISTASQGSFHNGGLPSTMVQSNIGGFYQCDADFLLNTYMDTNMDGNAVWASWAAHIANEHASGACVRPCLMEQNLPFDNTKCPMPHQVYAHPGQEYFCVPSGQAQNLVACGAEFNSTTDLIQHIFTEHQHQHSDGDNLGYFPEAHPPTLPLMASQHHELHAHPRSSGPVHVPMKLPQNRASSTNSSISRPLTASSPVASPNTAPSEASLVTSEQFACKWHKEEDGQVCGLIFQKDELLQSHCREQHLKDLNKTDKGFKCRWEGCSRDGHFTQKSKLERHLQTHTGFKPVQCTVCGLALSAKQSLAQHMRIHTGEKPWVCQHPGCDAAFKQQSALTMHMRTHTGEKPLSCDVCGKAFGESSNLSKHRKTHNVKGAFKCDFCDKDFHRLDQKRRHEKTHRAKENVGATMDVDTSHTIRKTQGGRVTKNTK, from the exons ATGGACGACCACCAAGATGGCTTCTCAACGGCCTTCGATCCCTCCTCAGCACTCTTCAACATGCCTTATTCGACAATGTTGCCAGATCACGAACACGAACATTTTTTCGGTGGAACCCTCTCAATTTCTCACGACGAGTCCTGCTTGGACATGAAGTTTGACCACACTGCTTGCAGGGGTCCCGAGAACAACCATCAACATCACCCCGTACccaaccacaaccacccTCGAACCAACCTGAGCTCGATACCGATGCTCCAGCGAAGACACCATAGCATCTCTGCGATGCCAAACTTGCCCAACTTCTTCGACGCCAAGGACCAGCCGCCTGTTGGCTTTGGCACGAATGCCCTTATGTCACCAACTGCGCACGTGGACTTCGGTGCCATGATCCATACCGACTCTAGTACCAACGTCGAAGACGACAGTACGTCAATAGGGTGCAGCAGTCTGAACTGCGATCAGTGCGCGAGCGACTGCGGCGGCAgtgacgccggcgatgtcTGTCGAGCCATCGAGTGCGGTTCAATCTGCAACGACACCAAGTGCAATGAGCCTGCTTCGCCCTGCGAAAAAGCCGAGTGTATGACTGGCTCGCTCTCGGAGAAGGACAAGGCTGCCGCAGACGTGCTGGCATCTTTCGGCGGGGAGAGCTCTCTGGGCCAAGACACGATGTCTACTACATCGATGCCACCGCTGCCAGCTTCCCATTTCTTCTCCGCCCACAGCTCCTTCGAAAACAGAGGGATTTCAACGGCCAGCCAAGGATCTTTCCACAACGGAGGACTGCCTTCGACGATGGTCCAGTCGAACATTGGCGGGTTCTACCAGTGCGATGCCGACTTCCTTCTCAACACTTATATGGATACGAATATGGACGGCAATGCCGTCTGGGCGTCATGGGCGGCGCATATTGCCAATGAGCACGCTTCGGGGGCTTGTGTGCGTCCTTGTCTGATGGAGCAAAATCTCCCTTTCGACAACACCAAGTGTCCCATGCCTCATCAGGTGTATGCCCATCCAGGTCAAGAGTACTTCTGCGTTCCTTCTGGCCAGGCACAAAACCTTGTTGCCTGCGGTGCCGAGTTTAACAGCACTACGGATCTCATTCAGCATATCTTCACGGAacaccaacatcaacacTCAGACGGGGATAACCTTGGCTATTTCCCGGAAGCACATCCGCCTACACTGCCTCTGATGGCTTCTCAGCATCACGAACTACATGCCCATCCACGTTCATCGGGCCCTGTACACGTCCCCATGAAGCTCCCCCAGAACAGGGCATCTTCAACAAACTCCTCTATCTCGAGACCCCTGACAGCCTCGTCGCCAGTAGCATCTCCCAACACTGCTCCTTCCGAGGCCAGCCTTGTGACATCGGAGCAGTTTGCTTGCAAGTGGCAcaaggaagaagatggccaggTTTGTGGCTTGATTTTTCAAAAGGACGAGCTTCTGCAGAGTCATTGTCGTGAGCAGCATCTCAAGGACTTGAACAAAACGGATAAGGGCTTCAAATGCCGGTGGGAGGGTTGTTCCCGAGACGGGCACTTCACGCAGAAGAGCAAGCTGGAGCGCCATCTGCAAACACACACTGGGT TCAAGCCAGTTCAATGCACTGTTTGCGGTCTGGCACTCTCCGCGAAACAGTCTCTTGCTCAGCACATGCGTATTCATACTGGAGAAAAGCCATGGGTATGCCAGCACCCGGGTTGCGATGCTGCTTTCAAGCAGCAAAGCGCTCTCA CGATGCATATGCGAACCCATACCGGCGAGAAGCCCCTGAGCTGTGACGTATGCGGCAAGGCGTTCGGCGAGTCCTCTAACCTATCAAAACACCGAAAAACCCACAATGTCAAGGGTGCCTTCAAGTGTGATTTCTGCGACAAGGACTTCCACCGACTTGACCAGAAGCGGAGGCACGAGAAGACTCATAGGGCCAAGGAGAATGTCGGCGCTACTATGGACGTCGATACGTCTCACACTATCAGAAAGACCCAGGGTGGCCGAGTCACGAAGAATACGAAGTGA
- a CDS encoding Ribosomal L29 protein — protein MSQSSGKVKASQLWNKNKDELTKQLGELKTELGQLRIQKITSSGSKLNKIHDIRKSIARVLTVINAKQRAQLRLFYKNKKYAPLDLRAKQTRAIRRRLSEKEAGIVTEKAKKRTVHFPQRKFAVKAA, from the exons ATGTCGCAGTCGTCCGGAAAGGTCAAGGCCAGCCAGCTCTggaacaagaacaaggatGAGTTGACCAAGCAACTCGGAGAGCTCAAGACCGAGCTCGGTCAGCTCCGCATTCAGAAGATCACCTCTTCTGGCAGCAAGCTGAACAAGAT CCACGACATCCGCAAGTCGATCGCCCGCGTCCTGACCGTCATCAACGCCAAGCAACGCGCCCAGCTCCGCCTGTTCtacaagaacaagaagtaCGCTCCCCTCGACCTCCGCGCGAAGCAGACCCGTGCTATCCGCCGGAGATTGtccgagaaggaggctgGCATCGTCaccgagaaggccaagaagcgcaCCGTTCACTTCCCTCAGCGCAAGTTCGCCGTGAAG GCCGCGTAA